The genomic stretch CCTGCTGATAGCCTGAGCCAGGCAAAGGAAGCGGATAATCGAACTCACAGAATAATACGCTGTTCCTCTCAGAGCGTTTCACCCTGTACATCAAATCGTCTGCCAGTCGGCTCGATCAGTCGCCGATTTCTTCCTTCACGGGCTTGCCGTTAACCGGATTGTAGTAGATTTCTACACGCTTTCCGTCTTTCTGCCAGCCATAGATTTCATAACAGTTGGTGTCAGTCACGTTGAAGCGCTTGATCTTGTAACCCTGCTCCTCCAGGGATTTACGAAACATATCCTGATCCTTCCAGGAGGACTTGGGCGCTTCGGTGCATTGCGGATCAGCCAGGGCCATTCCGGACACGGAGGTAGCAACAACAAGGGCCAGTGCTTTGGTGATAGTCTTTGCTTTCATGGTCATTCCTTTTTTGAGTGATAAACGAAAGGTCACGCTCAGGCCAGGTCATCCCCGGACGCAGCGCGTTTTTTGCCGGTAATCATGGCGCGCGGCAGGTTTTCACCGTGACGCCGACTGGCTACAAACACCCCGGCCAGGTGTGCAACCACAAGAACCATGACGCCGTCCGCCAGAAAGCCATGAGTCTC from Marinobacter subterrani encodes the following:
- a CDS encoding PepSY domain-containing protein → MKAKTITKALALVVATSVSGMALADPQCTEAPKSSWKDQDMFRKSLEEQGYKIKRFNVTDTNCYEIYGWQKDGKRVEIYYNPVNGKPVKEEIGD